A section of the Methanococcus vannielii SB genome encodes:
- a CDS encoding 30S ribosomal protein S11 encodes MSQKWGLVHIYASYNNTILHVTDVTGAETIAKVSGGMIVRNQRDESSPYAAMQAAFKIAELMRDKGIDQVHVKVRAAGGQKSKNPGPGAQAAIRALSRAGIKIGRIEDATPIPHDGTTPKRKNR; translated from the coding sequence ATGAGTCAAAAATGGGGATTAGTACACATATATGCATCCTACAACAACACAATACTCCACGTTACGGATGTAACAGGAGCAGAAACCATCGCTAAAGTTTCAGGCGGTATGATCGTGAGAAACCAAAGGGACGAATCATCACCATATGCTGCAATGCAAGCTGCATTCAAGATTGCAGAATTGATGAGAGATAAAGGAATTGACCAAGTTCACGTAAAAGTCAGAGCAGCAGGCGGTCAAAAGTCCAAAAATCCTGGACCTGGTGCACAAGCTGCTATCAGGGCATTATCAAGGGCAGGCATTAAAATCGGTAGAATCGAAGACGCTACACCAATTCCTCACGACGGTACTACGCCAAAAAGAAAGAACAGATAA
- a CDS encoding phosphopyruvate hydratase family protein — MENSTSIKRVTAKKVFKNSKIQVRIATLTNNGIGYDVIDVENPDFAISDVENILAPELVGYPAYDQDIIDSIICDTSVDNTKVTMGTSISIARAAANSVDIPLFKHIGGVLSSNLPVVGCSLVSDGSNQLLAIPMAESIGEMIHIYNTILSELSKEYSFKNNYGEYISKNVFNDIEKFKEIISNVSDEEDVEILAGAKILEYGANIEEIDYLESHEIIDFDGILCTENIDEEADFSKFNPYQMGTLTEMSYYVNYISEKGLNTVIEGDNTSFPHIAIGFKIPFLRASINSKVLNELWNIERILNNPNITRF; from the coding sequence GTGGAAAACAGCACCTCCATAAAACGGGTAACTGCAAAAAAAGTGTTTAAAAACTCAAAAATTCAGGTTCGTATTGCTACATTAACTAATAATGGTATTGGATACGACGTAATTGATGTTGAAAATCCGGATTTTGCAATATCCGATGTTGAAAATATACTTGCTCCAGAGCTAGTTGGTTATCCGGCATATGACCAAGACATTATCGATTCAATAATCTGCGATACGTCCGTAGACAATACTAAAGTCACGATGGGGACCTCCATAAGTATCGCAAGAGCCGCTGCAAACAGCGTAGATATTCCATTATTTAAACATATCGGGGGAGTTTTATCATCTAATCTACCTGTAGTTGGATGTTCACTCGTTTCTGATGGTTCTAACCAACTTTTAGCAATTCCAATGGCAGAATCCATTGGAGAAATGATTCATATATATAATACGATACTTTCAGAACTTTCAAAAGAGTACTCTTTTAAAAACAACTACGGGGAATATATTTCAAAAAACGTATTTAACGATATTGAAAAATTCAAAGAAATAATATCTAATGTTTCAGATGAAGAGGACGTTGAAATTTTAGCAGGTGCTAAAATTTTAGAATATGGGGCAAATATTGAAGAAATCGATTATTTGGAAAGTCATGAAATAATAGACTTCGATGGAATACTATGTACTGAAAATATCGATGAAGAAGCAGATTTTTCAAAATTTAACCCGTACCAGATGGGCACACTTACTGAAATGAGTTACTACGTGAATTATATTTCTGAAAAAGGGCTTAACACCGTAATTGAGGGGGACAATACCTCTTTTCCCCATATTGCAATAGGATTCAAAATTCCTTTTTTACGGGCAAGTATTAATTCAAAAGTATTAAATGAACTTTGGAATATTGAACGAATATTAAACAATCCAAACATTACACGATTTTAA
- a CDS encoding HypC/HybG/HupF family hydrogenase formation chaperone — translation MCLAIPSKVVDIFEEDGQKYAIAEYKGVRQKAKLALLEGVNVGDYVLIHTGYALEKMNEEDAKLSLDAWEELFEVLDEMNGVKKQ, via the coding sequence ATGTGTCTTGCAATTCCCTCAAAAGTGGTTGATATATTTGAAGAAGACGGCCAAAAATATGCCATAGCAGAATACAAAGGCGTTAGACAAAAAGCAAAACTCGCCCTTTTAGAGGGGGTGAATGTAGGAGATTATGTATTGATACATACGGGCTATGCACTCGAAAAAATGAATGAAGAAGATGCAAAATTAAGTTTGGATGCTTGGGAAGAACTTTTTGAGGTATTAGATGAAATGAATGGCGTAAAAAAGCAATAA
- a CDS encoding DNA-directed RNA polymerase subunit K produces MKLTKFETARLVGARSLQISDGAPLTVESDKSSSLNLAEEEVKQGKIPLCVKKPLK; encoded by the coding sequence ATGAAATTAACCAAATTCGAAACTGCAAGATTAGTAGGTGCAAGGTCCCTTCAAATTTCAGATGGGGCCCCCCTAACTGTGGAATCAGATAAATCTTCGTCGTTAAATCTCGCTGAAGAAGAAGTAAAGCAGGGAAAAATTCCTTTGTGCGTTAAAAAACCATTAAAGTAA
- the mvk gene encoding mevalonate kinase, with translation MTLTVKTPSKVILFGEHAVVDGYSAIAMAIDLKTTGEIKGNFETITIELSDLNEIFEIAPKLIKELDISNFSPSLKYVLCATKYAINYLIEFKGLTSITPFKLKIFSEIPVSCGLGSSASVVVTTINSISNFYGISLKNEEVINMAYSVEKDIQGRASITDTATITLSGMIEIYAGNYKIMPKELSEFIKTCNFLIVNVEERTRKTADLVWEVSEHPQKEELFKKIGTIIEKVKHNRSKEELGKLMVENHEILKKFGISTEKLDLVIEASKKYAHGGKLTGAGGGGSVIILLKNEKEELLKELKKIGVTGTFECKMTNF, from the coding sequence ATGACATTAACTGTTAAAACACCTTCAAAAGTCATATTATTTGGGGAACATGCGGTTGTAGATGGATATTCTGCAATTGCAATGGCAATAGATCTTAAAACAACAGGGGAAATTAAAGGTAATTTTGAAACAATAACAATTGAACTTTCAGATTTAAATGAAATTTTTGAAATAGCTCCTAAATTAATTAAAGAATTAGATATTTCAAATTTCAGTCCCTCTTTAAAGTATGTATTATGCGCTACAAAGTATGCAATAAACTACCTAATTGAATTTAAGGGTTTAACGTCAATAACTCCGTTTAAACTTAAAATATTTTCAGAAATTCCCGTAAGCTGCGGTCTTGGTTCTTCGGCATCAGTTGTTGTAACAACAATTAATTCAATTTCAAATTTTTATGGAATTTCCCTTAAAAATGAAGAAGTAATTAACATGGCTTATTCGGTTGAAAAGGATATTCAAGGGCGTGCAAGTATAACTGACACTGCAACAATTACCTTATCTGGAATGATTGAAATTTATGCTGGAAATTATAAAATAATGCCAAAAGAACTCAGTGAATTTATAAAAACGTGTAATTTTTTAATTGTTAACGTTGAAGAAAGAACGAGAAAAACAGCAGATTTAGTGTGGGAAGTTTCAGAACATCCTCAAAAAGAGGAATTATTTAAAAAAATCGGGACGATAATTGAAAAAGTAAAACATAACCGTTCAAAAGAAGAACTTGGAAAATTAATGGTTGAAAACCATGAAATTTTAAAAAAATTTGGAATTTCAACTGAAAAGCTAGATTTGGTTATTGAAGCTTCAAAAAAGTATGCACATGGTGGAAAATTAACCGGTGCAGGAGGGGGCGGTTCTGTAATAATTCTTCTAAAAAATGAAAAGGAAGAATTATTAAAAGAACTTAAAAAAATCGGAGTAACAGGAACTTTTGAGTGCAAAATGACAAATTTTTAA
- the aroC gene encoding chorismate synthase has translation MNTFGDTFRVTTWGESHGKALGAVIDGCPSNLPLTENDIQYELNRRRPGYSLFSTPRKEEDEVEILSGIFEGKTTGTPISCIVYNKSQQSKDYTAIKDTPRPGHADLSYQLKYGNYDYRGGGRSSGRTTIGNVIGGAIAKKLIEYTHKIKVIGYTTEIGTIKGDFNYYNNPEFFESDLNIQKLSNQIEDSVLRCPSTNSNEMNEYVFKAIDGKDSVGGVVEVVIYGLPKGIGNPIFNKLEGRLSSAVMSINSIKGFEVGKGFESSRLFGSEMNDEFYFKNGIICPKTNNAGGILGGISTGAPVVIRASIKPTPSISKTQETVNIKTLETVPIKIGGRHDPIIVPRVIPVIESMVSITIADLMISSGFINPSKLSNI, from the coding sequence TTGAACACTTTTGGAGATACTTTTAGAGTTACCACGTGGGGCGAAAGCCATGGAAAAGCACTTGGTGCAGTAATAGATGGCTGTCCTTCAAATCTCCCCTTAACTGAAAATGATATTCAGTACGAATTGAACAGAAGAAGACCAGGATATAGTTTATTTTCAACCCCGCGGAAAGAAGAAGATGAGGTGGAAATTTTATCTGGAATTTTTGAAGGAAAAACCACTGGAACGCCTATTTCATGTATCGTATATAATAAAAGTCAACAGTCAAAAGATTACACGGCTATCAAAGATACCCCTAGACCAGGACATGCTGACTTAAGCTACCAATTAAAATATGGAAACTATGATTACAGGGGCGGGGGGAGAAGTAGCGGTAGAACTACAATTGGAAATGTTATCGGCGGAGCCATTGCTAAAAAACTTATTGAATATACGCATAAAATCAAAGTAATTGGATATACAACGGAAATTGGAACTATTAAAGGTGATTTTAACTATTATAATAATCCAGAATTTTTTGAAAGTGATTTAAACATTCAAAAACTTTCTAATCAAATTGAAGATAGCGTTTTAAGATGTCCTTCCACAAATTCTAATGAAATGAACGAATATGTATTCAAAGCGATAGATGGAAAAGATAGTGTTGGAGGAGTTGTTGAAGTTGTTATATATGGGCTTCCAAAAGGGATTGGGAACCCAATTTTTAATAAGCTAGAAGGACGGCTTTCAAGTGCAGTCATGAGTATAAATTCTATTAAGGGTTTTGAAGTTGGAAAAGGATTTGAATCGTCAAGACTTTTTGGAAGCGAAATGAACGATGAATTTTATTTTAAAAATGGAATAATATGTCCAAAAACAAATAATGCGGGAGGAATTTTGGGCGGAATTAGTACTGGAGCACCAGTAGTTATAAGGGCGTCAATTAAACCCACTCCTTCAATTTCAAAAACCCAAGAAACAGTAAATATAAAAACACTTGAAACTGTGCCAATAAAAATCGGGGGAAGGCACGACCCAATAATTGTTCCAAGAGTAATACCTGTAATAGAATCAATGGTTTCAATAACTATTGCTGATTTAATGATTTCAAGCGGATTTATAAATCCTTCAAAATTAAGTAACATCTAA
- a CDS encoding 30S ribosomal protein S4, producing MGDPRRLGKKYDTPNHPWIGERIQKEREISHKYGLVNKKELWKMETQLRNYRRQARKLISDTTTQGGKEAVQLFNVLKRYAILVEQEPTLDHILSLNIESILERRLQTLVYRKGLAKTAKQARQLIVHGHIAVNGRRVTSPSYLVSVSENNAIGYVPNSPMALENHPERTTAVSEENQ from the coding sequence ATGGGAGATCCAAGAAGATTAGGTAAAAAATACGACACACCTAACCATCCATGGATTGGGGAAAGAATCCAGAAGGAAAGAGAAATTAGCCATAAATATGGCTTGGTTAACAAAAAAGAACTCTGGAAGATGGAAACCCAATTAAGAAATTACAGAAGACAAGCAAGAAAATTGATCAGCGACACAACCACGCAAGGTGGAAAAGAAGCTGTTCAGTTATTCAATGTTTTAAAAAGATACGCTATCTTGGTTGAACAAGAGCCTACTCTTGACCATATTCTTTCATTAAACATTGAAAGTATTCTTGAAAGAAGATTACAAACACTGGTATACAGAAAAGGCCTTGCTAAAACAGCTAAACAGGCAAGACAGCTCATTGTTCACGGGCACATTGCAGTAAATGGAAGACGAGTTACTTCCCCTTCATACTTAGTTTCAGTTTCTGAAAATAATGCAATAGGATACGTGCCTAACTCACCAATGGCTTTAGAGAACCACCCTGAAAGAACTACCGCAGTAAGCGAGGAAAATCAATAA
- a CDS encoding 30S ribosomal protein S9, whose protein sequence is MKVVHTVGKRRTAIARATATEGSGKIRINKKPLELMEPKYIKMKLMEPVILAGEILGSIDVDVDVKGGGTVSQMDAARTALGKAIIEFTGKMELKEMFLSYDRTLLVSDARRTEPHKPSKSSKGPRARRQKSYR, encoded by the coding sequence GTGAAGGTAGTCCACACCGTAGGTAAAAGGAGAACCGCAATTGCAAGAGCTACTGCAACAGAAGGAAGCGGTAAAATAAGAATTAATAAAAAACCATTAGAATTAATGGAACCTAAATACATCAAAATGAAGTTAATGGAACCTGTAATATTAGCGGGTGAAATATTAGGCAGTATTGATGTAGATGTAGATGTTAAAGGCGGTGGAACTGTAAGCCAAATGGATGCTGCAAGAACCGCTTTAGGTAAAGCAATTATTGAATTTACCGGAAAAATGGAATTAAAAGAAATGTTCTTAAGCTACGACAGAACTTTGCTTGTAAGTGATGCAAGAAGAACTGAGCCTCACAAACCAAGTAAATCATCAAAAGGTCCAAGAGCTAGAAGACAAAAGTCATACAGATAA
- a CDS encoding GTPase codes for MIMENKVPMKRMVNRIIFECDIVLLAIDARDPETTRNRFLEKYTIEKNKKLIYVLNKSDLVPKEILEKWKAKFKKENPDSSVVFMSAKEKLGTSILRDEIKIYLSIKNIKHGKVGIVGYPNVGKSSIINALTGRRSAKSGLTAGLTVGEQWVKLTKDIKLLDSPGIIEPKDEDELVISGALRYEKAKNILFPAIKILQRIQSFDKTILKEYYNLEFEEEITENDISKIGSKLNFLSKDNEIDLDRTSKSIIRDFQNGKLNYYRINIRKYEQKRTKNIDFITKHLEKFPYIDDANLVISHLEGINSLGEINTKPVIGMKKLDDAVVLISFSEKSQDSGRKKVETLARENKIEIYSLGGGKIGKHRIYIGVGQKAD; via the coding sequence ATGATTATGGAAAACAAAGTCCCCATGAAAAGAATGGTTAATAGAATTATTTTCGAGTGCGACATCGTGCTTTTAGCAATCGATGCAAGAGACCCTGAAACCACAAGAAACAGGTTTCTTGAAAAGTACACGATTGAAAAAAATAAAAAACTAATTTATGTACTTAATAAGTCAGACCTCGTTCCAAAAGAAATCCTTGAAAAATGGAAAGCAAAATTTAAAAAAGAAAACCCTGATTCATCAGTAGTTTTCATGAGTGCTAAAGAAAAACTTGGAACAAGTATTTTAAGAGATGAAATTAAAATTTATTTGAGTATAAAAAACATAAAACACGGAAAAGTTGGAATTGTAGGGTATCCAAACGTTGGAAAGTCCTCAATTATTAATGCACTTACTGGAAGAAGAAGTGCAAAAAGTGGCCTTACGGCAGGATTAACTGTAGGGGAACAGTGGGTAAAACTAACAAAAGACATTAAATTGCTTGATTCTCCAGGAATAATCGAACCAAAAGACGAAGATGAACTGGTAATATCTGGTGCTTTAAGGTATGAAAAGGCAAAAAATATACTATTTCCTGCAATAAAAATACTTCAAAGAATCCAATCATTTGATAAAACCATTTTAAAAGAGTATTATAATTTAGAATTTGAAGAAGAAATAACTGAAAATGATATATCAAAAATCGGGAGTAAGTTAAATTTCTTATCAAAAGATAACGAAATAGATTTAGATAGGACTTCAAAATCGATAATTAGGGACTTTCAAAATGGAAAATTAAATTATTACCGGATAAACATTCGAAAATACGAACAAAAACGAACAAAAAATATAGACTTTATTACAAAACACCTTGAAAAATTCCCATATATTGACGATGCAAATCTCGTAATTTCACACTTAGAAGGAATCAATTCGCTTGGGGAAATTAACACAAAACCCGTTATTGGGATGAAAAAATTAGATGATGCAGTAGTTTTAATTTCTTTTTCTGAAAAGTCACAGGATTCTGGGCGGAAAAAAGTTGAAACACTTGCAAGAGAAAATAAAATTGAAATTTATTCACTTGGCGGTGGAAAAATTGGAAAACATAGAATTTACATTGGAGTAGGTCAGAAAGCAGATTAA
- a CDS encoding FAD-dependent oxidoreductase, giving the protein MIAVVGAGPAGLSCASMLSKFGLSVELFERDKLGGTCLNYGCRYINALKDVSDTIESLNSIKGKKHTLNDILSLSDLHNKIDNIHEVMRENSLESLTKKGIVVKFKEFKEEYEKDYDYVVYATGYDYPTSFEGVECAKYNEIPYIRKLPKKVLVIGGGTVAAEYASIFSTFGSDVTVYVRSKFLKMIEDDEVREYIINNISNFKITSDINVMRKMLNDNEYFNVLAVGGTPKYKTNEFLQVDGKNNVYACGDAVKGGYTPIANREGKLVAENIYNAIKGIPLKKMTYGINISTIRMPMNISVLGKQTLNFKTTYNRPGSGYYFKKSEKRGMNRIYYENGKVVGAIAMTPATDVSPYFLQYIKGIDVYNEFLEVYPSNDPFYWQV; this is encoded by the coding sequence ATGATTGCAGTTGTCGGCGCAGGGCCTGCGGGATTATCATGTGCAAGCATGCTTTCCAAATTTGGACTTTCAGTTGAACTCTTTGAACGAGATAAGTTAGGAGGCACTTGTCTAAATTATGGTTGTAGGTATATTAATGCATTAAAAGATGTTTCAGACACTATTGAAAGTTTAAATTCAATAAAAGGTAAAAAACACACTTTAAATGATATACTCTCTTTAAGCGATTTACATAACAAGATAGATAATATTCATGAGGTAATGAGGGAAAATTCTCTTGAATCCCTTACTAAAAAAGGAATAGTAGTTAAATTTAAAGAATTTAAAGAAGAATATGAAAAAGATTATGATTACGTGGTTTATGCAACAGGTTATGACTATCCTACCAGTTTTGAAGGCGTAGAATGTGCAAAATACAATGAAATTCCATATATAAGAAAATTACCTAAAAAAGTCCTTGTAATTGGGGGGGGCACCGTTGCTGCAGAATATGCATCCATATTTTCAACTTTTGGAAGTGATGTAACAGTATATGTTCGATCAAAATTTTTAAAAATGATTGAAGATGATGAAGTTCGAGAGTATATCATAAACAACATTTCTAATTTTAAAATAACGAGTGATATCAACGTAATGAGAAAAATGTTAAATGATAATGAGTATTTTAATGTATTGGCTGTTGGAGGTACACCTAAATATAAAACAAACGAATTTCTTCAAGTAGATGGAAAAAATAATGTTTATGCCTGTGGTGATGCTGTGAAAGGGGGCTACACTCCGATTGCAAATCGAGAAGGAAAACTTGTTGCAGAAAATATCTATAACGCCATAAAAGGTATTCCTTTAAAAAAAATGACCTATGGTATAAATATTTCTACAATTAGGATGCCTATGAATATTTCAGTACTTGGAAAACAGACATTAAACTTTAAAACAACATATAATCGCCCAGGTAGTGGTTACTATTTTAAAAAGTCCGAAAAAAGAGGAATGAATAGGATTTATTATGAAAATGGAAAAGTTGTTGGTGCAATTGCAATGACTCCCGCAACGGATGTTTCCCCTTATTTTTTACAATATATTAAGGGAATTGATGTTTACAATGAATTTTTAGAGGTTTATCCTTCAAACGACCCGTTCTACTGGCAGGTATAA
- a CDS encoding 50S ribosomal protein L18e — protein sequence MRKTMATNPKTTELIQTLKQESFKNSAPIWKDVAKKLSKPARKKIEVNVSKINRYASEGNVILVPGKVLGAGSLKTKVTVAAFSFSETAKSAIESVGGKCLSIEQIIAENPKGSKVIIMA from the coding sequence ATGAGAAAAACAATGGCTACAAACCCAAAAACTACTGAATTGATTCAAACATTAAAACAAGAATCGTTCAAAAATAGTGCACCAATCTGGAAAGATGTTGCTAAAAAATTATCCAAACCAGCTAGAAAGAAAATTGAAGTAAATGTGAGTAAAATCAACAGATATGCTTCAGAAGGTAATGTAATCTTAGTTCCTGGCAAAGTATTAGGGGCAGGTTCATTAAAGACAAAAGTAACTGTTGCAGCATTTTCATTTTCAGAGACTGCAAAGTCTGCAATTGAATCAGTTGGTGGAAAATGCTTATCAATTGAACAAATTATCGCTGAAAACCCAAAAGGGTCCAAAGTAATTATTATGGCCTAA
- a CDS encoding 50S ribosomal protein L13, which produces MVVVNAENAVVGRLASYVAKVALSGEEVTIVNAEKAIITGNRDFIFQKYTQLRERKSISNPNRMGPKFPRRPDAIIRRIIRGMLPYKKDRGVNAFKSIKVEVGVPEGISIDISLGSAPNTIKYVTVGELSQYLGAKF; this is translated from the coding sequence ATGGTTGTTGTAAACGCTGAAAATGCGGTTGTTGGAAGACTGGCATCATACGTTGCAAAAGTTGCATTAAGTGGAGAAGAAGTTACAATTGTAAACGCTGAAAAAGCGATTATAACTGGAAACAGAGATTTTATCTTCCAAAAGTATACGCAGTTAAGAGAACGAAAAAGTATCTCAAATCCTAATAGAATGGGTCCAAAATTCCCTAGAAGACCTGATGCAATTATCAGAAGAATCATTAGAGGAATGCTCCCATATAAAAAGGATAGAGGAGTAAACGCATTTAAAAGTATAAAAGTTGAAGTTGGAGTTCCAGAAGGAATTTCTATCGACATTAGCTTAGGTAGTGCGCCAAATACTATCAAATACGTAACAGTTGGAGAATTAAGCCAATACTTAGGTGCTAAATTCTAA
- a CDS encoding DNA-directed RNA polymerase subunit D, which produces MIKNIQKEKKKTGEIVKVELKAPLSFSSALRRLMISEVPTYAIENVYFYENTSSMYDEVLAHRLGLIPVKGVPVSGDEVVVFTLSKEGPCTVYSSDLKSEAGEIAFENIPIVKLAEGQKLEFEAEALVGTGKFHAKWQPCNVVYKQISNDEVEFTIESFGNMDAEDIIRSSLEILKNKAEIFLSELEGHELNADN; this is translated from the coding sequence TTGATAAAAAATATCCAAAAAGAGAAAAAGAAAACTGGGGAAATTGTTAAAGTGGAATTAAAAGCCCCATTATCTTTTTCCAGTGCATTGAGAAGATTAATGATTTCGGAAGTTCCTACATATGCTATTGAAAATGTATACTTCTATGAAAACACGTCTTCGATGTACGATGAAGTTCTCGCACACAGACTTGGTTTGATACCTGTAAAGGGAGTTCCCGTCAGTGGAGATGAAGTTGTCGTATTTACCCTGTCTAAGGAAGGACCATGTACCGTATATTCATCAGATTTAAAATCTGAAGCTGGTGAAATTGCTTTTGAAAATATTCCGATAGTAAAATTAGCTGAAGGCCAAAAACTAGAATTTGAAGCCGAAGCTCTTGTTGGTACTGGTAAATTTCATGCAAAGTGGCAACCTTGTAATGTGGTTTACAAACAGATATCAAATGACGAAGTGGAATTTACGATTGAGTCATTCGGAAACATGGACGCGGAAGATATAATAAGATCTTCGCTTGAAATTTTAAAAAACAAAGCGGAAATTTTTTTATCCGAACTAGAAGGTCACGAATTAAATGCTGACAACTAA
- a CDS encoding DNA-directed RNA polymerase subunit N translates to MIFPIRCFSCGNVISEVYDEYKTRLSNVESPEEILNDLGVTKYCCRRMFASHRLENGKELFDDIVEYR, encoded by the coding sequence GTGATATTTCCAATCAGATGTTTTTCTTGCGGGAATGTAATTTCTGAAGTTTATGATGAATACAAAACCCGACTTTCAAATGTAGAAAGTCCAGAAGAAATTTTAAACGACTTAGGCGTTACAAAATACTGCTGTAGAAGGATGTTTGCATCCCACAGGCTTGAAAATGGAAAAGAATTATTCGATGATATTGTCGAATACAGATAA
- a CDS encoding 4Fe-4S dicluster domain-containing protein produces MSVIIDYNKCKGPECAECVNTCPTEVFEIKENKVIVMRESDCTFCLVCIDVCPTDAIIVKED; encoded by the coding sequence ATGAGTGTTATAATTGACTACAATAAGTGTAAAGGTCCAGAATGTGCGGAGTGCGTAAATACGTGTCCAACCGAGGTATTTGAAATTAAAGAGAATAAAGTAATAGTTATGAGGGAATCAGACTGTACATTTTGCCTTGTTTGTATTGACGTATGTCCAACTGATGCAATAATAGTAAAAGAAGACTAA
- a CDS encoding YqaA family protein, giving the protein MDLTKLGIGLVEEYGYYALFLIGFFEPIFQPVPNEIFMIAGITLGMDWKLVLISATIGITLGSSVTYYLSSKYGEKLVLKLFGREKYLKSQEFLKKWGFFGIIIASFAPVPFELICWTSGIFKMPFKVYIFAVFFSRIIKYTLIVLPFAAIAKFWQF; this is encoded by the coding sequence ATGGATTTAACCAAATTAGGAATAGGCCTTGTTGAAGAGTATGGTTATTATGCCCTATTTTTAATAGGCTTTTTCGAACCCATTTTCCAACCAGTCCCAAATGAAATTTTTATGATTGCAGGAATAACCCTTGGAATGGACTGGAAATTGGTTTTAATATCTGCAACAATTGGAATTACGTTAGGAAGCAGTGTAACATACTATTTATCTTCAAAATATGGTGAAAAACTTGTTTTAAAACTATTTGGGCGGGAAAAGTACTTAAAATCCCAAGAATTCCTAAAAAAATGGGGCTTTTTTGGGATAATTATTGCAAGTTTTGCTCCGGTGCCGTTTGAATTAATCTGTTGGACATCTGGAATTTTTAAAATGCCCTTTAAAGTATATATTTTCGCTGTTTTTTTTAGTAGGATTATAAAATATACTTTGATTGTACTCCCATTTGCAGCAATTGCTAAATTCTGGCAATTTTAA